One genomic window of Cupriavidus malaysiensis includes the following:
- the cydX gene encoding cytochrome bd-I oxidase subunit CydX, whose protein sequence is MWYFSWVLGVGFAVLLPVLNAMWGEASDARTQRAEER, encoded by the coding sequence ATGTGGTACTTCAGCTGGGTTCTAGGTGTCGGCTTCGCCGTGCTGCTCCCCGTACTCAATGCCATGTGGGGTGAAGCCAGCGACGCGCGCACACAGCGCGCCGAAGAGCGGTGA